Proteins found in one Neurospora crassa OR74A linkage group II, whole genome shotgun sequence genomic segment:
- a CDS encoding kinesin yields the protein MDFASPPNSPGGSSLPQRPMSAMVRPTQRSSSRMSITSKTGGGSRASDDDVKTAVRVAVRVRPPLGPDDPGYDLVPQRFQRSMVQVQGETGVAIDSPQGRKLFVFDRVFGPEVDQEGVWEYLSDCVNAFTQGYNVSLLAYGQSGAGKSYTMGTAGPDVQEDLEAMGVIPRAAIALFEKLDGSSPKSQGAASKRSSMSQLRAPSRVAMLQPSNIDKDWKLTATYVEIYNETLRDLLIPEHIPQHERGTVTIREDVKGNIILTGLQQVEVNSVDDLMNVLAQGSALRQTDATAINARSSRSHAVFSLNLVRKGAKGPTAPTDRRMSMPLEAMSGTEAMVTTDSKMHFVDLAGSERLKNTGAQGERAKEGISINAGLAALGKVISQLSSRQPGAHVSYRDSKLTRLLQDSLGGNAITYMIACVTQAEFHLSETLNTVQYAQRARAIQSKPRIQQVDEGDKQAIIERLKAEVAFLREQIRSSERGGGDRRSMLLAPGERSERQNEREAELQNQLLDARENYTTLSQRHAKLISEMAKARENEFAENQHLEESLGESATERLNRSNSFAQAVEQVVLEYEKTIQSLEQSLASTRATLANTEATLLEKETKCAYTETINTQLQARLQKLMDREASTENYLHDLEAKLDSHTSGEEKNATIITELRKEIARVRENEANAEDYISTLEERLAEADQDAELMQREIDRLEQVIERQRSLGKLDSLLNELDHIQQDPPTIPENEHELTNGGRHRKMASRDYANHSRSQSHVSHRSQFDEPIRESSEEDIPEEDEDNLDATPTDKANTPKASHAQLAGKNGSKLVPVDQFETVTKELVDLRTEHETTLHDYSALQAKHEEALRALAELQDAVDEARHPSRVRDSILSVSAPGTRPMSLMSGETKTGHRSLSSELSSALGSHTVVTDVSGAETAKHHDSEIDEADADAQIQKLKFIAAAKEAAERELATRYAQLEEKHQETLDMVEELKTEIAKAQALSVESSISRTSTPVIRRKSSQNVMIIDRAHRSFATLSNIAAENLHDPDVMANFELNLNAAMHELHARSVRIQELEADVTNAKKEMETKMTIISGLTRERSSLKAASPMDMAMVSSLREQLERSEKHVQELRESNAIRQRELEAQISELQHALHQAGVDPASVGPRVFDGDSDAQAKRIVELEAELRGWEAKHQAALENLQDSENRMKSSMAELGSQISFLTTQLTETETQSSMLSSRLAQTEGQVTSLNDQLAQNGHKEPEGDEAAKEKKHKELVEVLRREIDDYKEIVNRTQTKVTQTEEQAAATKVLLDAATRERDDAAAEAEHNKQLVNRLEESITEHEHTIKAHQESLHALELNHALELEEARTASRREVEAEMKALKAKHAEQVRRLEEGLTDAREDLLRVATQVALALGLEVSIEKLSERIEDLLESRDQVDLEQKKRGELEQHVVELTSINDQVMNELESVKAALADMLATENDKVKTVYPVKESVALVKKKMVDLETKNKKNSRLVEELEDQLQSNYDQVQITSNRLSMLQSEKTQQLEEANAAIIRLEEELKMAREEYAALQTKYNVLSEQAASVPQRSDSKSAPNPSSPIRKSNSVQSLPSPPPAIPLPPLPSDRASGAVSPTSGAPRPPSKDILAAALSNQQFQAIQEDQEARIRIIEKNLLAEKQLTATLEEALTDLETQQLKIKADADAWKRRAGELEAELKELKDKPQVDNRWSLQQVEEERKKRVDAERARQHLEERMQSLASGKKKKKGSLNCF from the exons ATGGACTTCGCCTCTCCTCCAAATTCCCCGGGCGGCTCCAGCTTGCCTCAGCGACCCATGAGCGCCATGGTTCGGCCAACACAgagaagcagcagccgcatGAGCATTACCAGCAAAACTGGTGGTGGGAGTCGAGCGTCGGACGACGATGTCAAGACTGCAGTCAGAGTCG CGGTGCGCGTGAGGCCGCCCCTGGGTCCAGACGATCCAGGATACGATCTTGTTCCACAACGCTTTCAGCGGTCAATGGTGCAAGTCCAAGGAGAGACCGGAGTAGCCATCGATTCACCACAGGGCCGCAAGTTGTTCGTGTTTGACCGGGTTTTTGGTCCCGAGGTCGACCAGGAGGGCGTATGGGAGTATCTTAGCGACTGTGTAAATGCTTTCACACAGGGTTACAATGTCTCGCTTCTCGCCTACGGCCAGTCGGGCGCCGGCAAGTCATACACGATGGGTACTGCAGGCCCCGATGTGCAGGAAGACCTAGAGGCCATGG GAGTGATCCCCCGGGCCGCTATCGCCCTGTTCGAAAAGCTGGACGGCTCAAGTCCAAAGTCCCAAGGCGCGGCTTCGAAACGGAGTTCCATGTCCCAGCTGCGTGCCCCTTCGAGAGTTGCCATGCTTCAGCCCTCCAACATCGACAAGGATTGGAAACTGACTGCGACTTACGTCGAGATTTACAACGAAACCCTGCGAGATCTTCTAATTCCAGAGCACATTCCGCAGCATGAGCGCGGCACCGTCACCATCCGTGAGGATGTCAAGGGGAACATCATCCTTACCGGCTTGCAGCAAGTCGAGGTCAATTCGGTGGACGATCTGATGAATGTTTTAGCCCAGGGTTCAGCACTCCGCCAGACCGATGCGACAGCCATCAATGCCCGATCTTCAAGATCCCATGCCGTCTTCAGCCTTAACCTGGTACGAAAAGGAGCCAAGGGTCCCACGGCGCCCACAGATAGACGCATGTCGATGCCGCTCGAGGCCATGTCCGGTACGGAAGCCATGGTCACCACCGATAGCAAGATGCATTTCGTCGATTTGGCCGGTAGCGAACGTCTCAAGAATACCGGTGCCCAAGGCGAGCGTGCCAAGGAGGGTATTTCGATTAATGCCGGTCTGGCCGCCCTAGGCAAGGTTATATCGCAGCTTTCGTCACGGCAACCAGGAGCGCATGTGTCATACCGAGATTCGAAGCTCACACGCTTGCTTCAAGATTCTTTGGGTGGAAATGCCATTACGTACATGATTGCTTGCGTTACCCAGGCCGAATTCCACCTTAGCGAAACACTCAACACGGTACAATATGCCCAGAGAGCGCGAGCCATTCAAAGCAAGCCGAGGATACAACAGGTAGACGAGGGCGACAAACAGGCCATTATCGAGCGTTTGAAGGCCGAGGTTGCGTTCCTGCGTGAGCAAATTCGGAGCTCGGAAAGGGGCGGGGGTGACAGACGTAGCATGTTGCTTGCTCCTGGGGAGAGGTCCGAGCGGCAGAATGAACGGGAGGCAGAGCTCCAGAACCAGCTACTGGACGCCAGGGAAAACTATACCACGCTATCCCAGCGACATGCGAAGCTGATTTCCGAGATGGCCAAGGCGCGGGAAAATGAGTTTGCTGAGAATCAGCATCTCGAGGAAAGCTTGGGTGAAAGCGCCACCGAACGTCTAAATCGCTCAAACAGTTTCGCCCAGGCCGTCGAGCAGGTCGTTCTTGAATACGAGAAAACAATCCAATCGCTCGAGCAGTCCCTTGCCAGCACGCGGGCCACCCTCGCTAACACCGAGGCCACGCTGCTCGAGAAGGAAACGAAGTGTGCATATACGGAGACCATCAACACTCAACTCCAGGCAAGGCTGCAAAAGCTCATGGACCGTGAGGCTAGTACGGAGAACTACCTACATGACCTGGAGGCCAAGCTGGATTCCCATACTTccggggaagaaaagaacgcCACCATTATTACCGAGCTGCGTAAAGAGATCGCCCGTGTACGCGAGAATGAAGCAAACGCAGAGGACTATATCTCTACCCTGGAAGAGCGCCTCGCCGAGGCTGATCAGGATGCCGAGTTGATGCAGAGGGAAATTGACCGTCTTGAGCAGGTTATTGAACGCCAGCGCAGCCTCGGAAAGCTGGACTCCTTGCTGAACGAACTGGACCACATCCAGCAAGATCCGCCGACCATCCCCGAGAACGAGCATGAACTCACCAACGGAGGCCGCCATCGCAAGATGGCTAGCCGAGACTATGCCAACCATTCGCGTAGCCAGAGCCATGTCAGTCACCGAAGCCAGTTCGATGAACCAATCCGGGAGAGCAGCGAGGAGGACATTcctgaggaagatgaggacaaTTTGGATGCGACCCCAACGGATAAGGCAAACACACCGAAGGCGTCGCACGCTCAACTGGCGGGCAAGAACGGTTCGAAACTGGTACCTGTGGACCAATTCGAAACCGTTACCAAGGAACTCGTCGACCTCCGTACCGAGCACGAGACAACTCTGCATGACTACAGCGCTCTCCAAGCTAAGCACGAGGAGGCTCTTAGGGCGCTTGCGGAGCTACAGGATGCTGTTGACGAGGCCCGCCATCCGAGCCGTGTACGGGATTCCATTCTTTCGGTATCAGCACCGGGTACGAGGCCCATGTCGTTGATGTCAGGCGAAACCAAGACTGGACACCGATCCTTGTCGTCTGAGCTGTCATCGGCCCTGGGTTCGCATACAGTTGTTACGGACGTTTCGGGTGCCGAGACTGCCAAACATCACGATTCGGAGATTGACGAAGCGGATGCTGATGCTCAGATCCAGAAACTGAAATTCATTGCCGCTGCAAAGGAGGCTGCCGAAAGGGAACTTGCTACGCGGTATGCTCAGCTGGAGGAGAAGCACCAGGAGACTCTCGACATGGTGGAAGAACTGAAGACGGAGATTGCAAAGGCTCAGGCTCTCAGCGTGGAATCTTCCATATCAAGAACCAGCACTCCAGTTATCCGTCGTAAGTCCAGCCAGAACGTGATGATCATCGATCGCGCCCATCGCTCTTTCGCCACGCTCAGCAACATCGCAGCCGAAAATTTGCACGATCCAGATGTGATGGCCAACTTCGAGCTCAACCTGAACGCCGCTATGCACGAACTCCATGCTCGCTCGGTAAGGATTCAAGAATTGGAGGCGGATGTGACGAAtgcgaagaaggagatggagacCAAGATGACCATCATCTCTGGCTTGACTCGCGAGAGGTCCAGCTTGAAGGCGGCATCGCCGATGGATATGGCTATGGTGTCCAGCCTCAGGGAGCAGCTGGAGAGGAGCGAGAAGCACGTGCAGGAGTTGCGGGAGTCCAACGCCATCCGTCAGAGGGAGCTGGAGGCTCAGATTTCCGAGTTACAGCATGCCCTGCACCAGGCTGGTGTTGATCCTGCTTCGGTTGGTCCCAGGGTGTTTGACGGAGATTCGGATGCGCAGGCAAAGAGAATAGTTGAGCTGGAGGCTGAGCTTCGCGGTTGGGAAGCCAAGCACCAGGCTGCCTTGGAGAACCTTCAGGACTCGGAAAATAGGATGAAGTCTTCGATGGCCGAGCTTGGGAGCCAGATCTCATTCCTAACCACACAGCTTACCGAGACTGAGACCCAGTCCAGCATGTTGAGCTCGCGACTTGCCCAGACTGAGGGTCAGGTAACCTCGCTCAACGACCAGCTTGCCCAGAACGGACACAAGGAACCCGAAGGCGATGAGGCcgcaaaggagaagaagcacaaGGAACTCGTCGAGGTCCTTCGCCGCGAGATTGATGACTACAAGGAGATCGTCAACAGGACACAGACCAAGGTTACACAGACCGAAGAGCAAGCTGCGGCCACCAAGGTCCTGCTTGATGCCGCCACCAGAGAACGCGACGACGCCGCTGCCGAAGCCGAACACAACAAGCAGCTCGTGAACAGGCTCGAGGAGTCGATCACTGAGCATGAGCACACCATCAAGGCCCACCAGGAGAGCTTGCATGCTCTTGAGCTGAACCACGCTTTGGAGCTTGAAGAGGCGAGAACCGCTTCCAGACGGGAGGTTGAGGCTGAAATGAAGGCCCTCAAGGCTAAGCATGCTGAGCAGGTAAGACGTCTCGAGGAAGGACTTACCGATGCTCGGGAGGATCTTCTCAGGGTCGCCACTCAGGTCGCTTTGGCTCTTGGCCTCGAAGTTAGTATCGAGAAGCTCTCGGAGCGCATCGAGGATCTCCTCGAATCCCGTGATCAGGTGGACctggagcagaagaagcgtGGCGAACTGGAGCAGCATGTTGTTGAGCTCACATCCATCAACGACCAGGTCATGAATGAACTGGAGTCTGTTAAGGCCGCTCTAGCGGACATGTTGGCGACGGAGAACGACAAGGTCAAGACTGTCTATCCTGTCAAGGAATCCGTGGCGCtggtcaagaagaagatggtcgATTTGGAGacgaagaacaagaagaactcGCGTCTtgtggaggagctggaggatcAACTGCAGAGTAACTACGACCAAGTGCAAATCACGAGCAACAGGTTGTCAATGTTGCAGTCCGAGAAGACCCAGCAGCTGGAGGAGGCGAATGCTGCCATAATTAGGCTCGAAGAGGAGTTGAAGATGGCTCGGGAGGAGTACGCCGCTCTTCAG ACCAAGTACAACGTGCTGTCCGAACAAGCGGCGTCCGTTCCTCAACGCTCCGACTCCAAGTCCGCACCTAACCCGAGCTCTCCCATCCGCAAGTCGAACTCCGTGCAGTCCCTGCCCTCGCCCCCGCCCGCGATTCCTCTTCCACCGCTCCCATCTGATCGCGCAAGCGGCGCCGTCTCCCCTACAAGTGGCGCTCCTCGTCCCCCCTCCAAGGACATTCTTGCCGCTGCGCTTTCCAACCAGCAGTTCCAAGCCATTCAAGAAGATCAGGAAGCCCGCATCCGCATCATCGAGAAGAACCTTTTGGCCGAGAAGCAGCTTACTGCCACCCTGGAAGAAGCGCTCACCGATCTCGAGACACAACAGCTCAAGATCAAGGCCGACGCCGATGCCTGGAAGCGCCGGGCCGGCGAGCTCGAGGCCGAGctcaaggagctcaaggACAAGCCCCAGGTGGATAACCGGTGGAGCCTGCagcaggttgaggaggaacGGAAGAAGCGGGTGGATGCCGAGCGGGCGCGACAGCACCTCGAAGAGAGGATGCAGAGCCTGGCGtcgggcaagaagaagaagaagggaagtcTGAACTGTTTCTAG